From Miscanthus floridulus cultivar M001 chromosome 15, ASM1932011v1, whole genome shotgun sequence, the proteins below share one genomic window:
- the LOC136508578 gene encoding endonuclease III homolog 1, chloroplastic-like isoform X2: protein MHLALVLPRIRLSPAAMPSTRSASASRLLVRADLNPVVREVKRESSVSFDISKPEATASVKRKRVKRELEVNGEHHKKQVRIVPDIEDFRYEKTKTLTSSSKATASLVKVEKKVRVSSVIKVGAPDNWEAVLGGIKSMRLSGGAPVDTKGCEKAGSLLPPKERRFAVLISTMMSSQTKDEVNHAAVERLSENGLLDPDAIVRTDETTLANLIKPVGFYQRKAQFIKEASKICLERFGGDIPDSLNELLALRGVGPKMAHLVMSIAWKNTQGICVDTHVHRISNRLGWVFREGTKQKTTTPEQTRISLEKWLPKDEWEPINPLLESSSPNPKQKKTRSP from the exons ATGCACCTCGCTCTCGTCCTCCCCCGCATTCGTCTCTCGCCGGCCGCCATGCCCAGCACccgctccgcctccgcctccaggCTGCTGGTCCGCGCCGACCTCAACCCAG TTGTACGAGAAGTCAAACGTGAATCCAGTGTTTCTTTTGACATTTCAAAGCCTGAAGCAACTGCTTCTGTTAAGAGGAAAAGGGTGAAGCGAGAACTTGAAGTAAACGGGGAGCATCATAAGAAGCAG GTTCGTATTGTCCCTGACATCGAGGATTTTCGCTACGAAAAGACCAAAACATTGACATCGTCAAGTAAGGCAACAGCATCTTTGG TCAAGGTGGAAAAAAAGGTCAGAGTTTCTTCAGTTATAAAAG TTGGAGCTCCAGATAACTGGGAGGCAGTTCTTGGAGGCATTAAAAGCATGAGGTTATCTGGTGGAGCCCCCGTAGATACGAAGGGCTGTGAAAAAGCTGGTTCTCTCCTTCCACCCAAG GAAAGAAGATTTGCAGTTCTGATATCAACTATGATGTCAAGCCAGACAAAAGATGAAGTTAACCATG CTGCTGTGGAACGCCTCTCTGAAAACGGTTTACTTGATCCCGATGCTATAGTGAGGACTGATGAGACCACACTTGCAAATCTTATCAAACCT GTCGGATTCTATCAGAGAAAGGCACAGTTCATAAAAGAAGCTTCTAAAATTTGTCTTGAACGTTTTGGAGGGGATATTCCAGATTCTTTGAATGAGCTGCTTGCTCTGAGAGGAGTTGGCCCTAAAATGGCTCATTTG GTGATGAGCATTGCTTGGAAGAATACTCAAGGAATCTGTGTTGACACTCATGTGCATCGCATTTCTAACCGACTTGGGTGGGTTTTTCGGGAAGGAACAAAACAG AAAACTACGACACCGGAGCAGACAAGAATTTCTCTAGAGAAATGGCTACCCAAGGATGAGTGGGAACCTATAAATCCATTACTG GAATCATCAAGCCCAAATCCAAAGCAAAAGAAAACAAGGTCTCCATAG
- the LOC136508578 gene encoding endonuclease III homolog 1, chloroplastic-like isoform X1 — translation MHLALVLPRIRLSPAAMPSTRSASASRLLVRADLNPVVREVKRESSVSFDISKPEATASVKRKRVKRELEVNGEHHKKQVRIVPDIEDFRYEKTKTLTSSSKATASLVKVEKKVRVSSVIKVGAPDNWEAVLGGIKSMRLSGGAPVDTKGCEKAGSLLPPKERRFAVLISTMMSSQTKDEVNHAAVERLSENGLLDPDAIVRTDETTLANLIKPVGFYQRKAQFIKEASKICLERFGGDIPDSLNELLALRGVGPKMAHLVMSIAWKNTQGICVDTHVHRISNRLGWVFREGTKQKTTTPEQTRISLEKWLPKDEWEPINPLLVGFGQTICTPLRPKCNKCGINNLCPSAFKESSSPNPKQKKTRSP, via the exons ATGCACCTCGCTCTCGTCCTCCCCCGCATTCGTCTCTCGCCGGCCGCCATGCCCAGCACccgctccgcctccgcctccaggCTGCTGGTCCGCGCCGACCTCAACCCAG TTGTACGAGAAGTCAAACGTGAATCCAGTGTTTCTTTTGACATTTCAAAGCCTGAAGCAACTGCTTCTGTTAAGAGGAAAAGGGTGAAGCGAGAACTTGAAGTAAACGGGGAGCATCATAAGAAGCAG GTTCGTATTGTCCCTGACATCGAGGATTTTCGCTACGAAAAGACCAAAACATTGACATCGTCAAGTAAGGCAACAGCATCTTTGG TCAAGGTGGAAAAAAAGGTCAGAGTTTCTTCAGTTATAAAAG TTGGAGCTCCAGATAACTGGGAGGCAGTTCTTGGAGGCATTAAAAGCATGAGGTTATCTGGTGGAGCCCCCGTAGATACGAAGGGCTGTGAAAAAGCTGGTTCTCTCCTTCCACCCAAG GAAAGAAGATTTGCAGTTCTGATATCAACTATGATGTCAAGCCAGACAAAAGATGAAGTTAACCATG CTGCTGTGGAACGCCTCTCTGAAAACGGTTTACTTGATCCCGATGCTATAGTGAGGACTGATGAGACCACACTTGCAAATCTTATCAAACCT GTCGGATTCTATCAGAGAAAGGCACAGTTCATAAAAGAAGCTTCTAAAATTTGTCTTGAACGTTTTGGAGGGGATATTCCAGATTCTTTGAATGAGCTGCTTGCTCTGAGAGGAGTTGGCCCTAAAATGGCTCATTTG GTGATGAGCATTGCTTGGAAGAATACTCAAGGAATCTGTGTTGACACTCATGTGCATCGCATTTCTAACCGACTTGGGTGGGTTTTTCGGGAAGGAACAAAACAG AAAACTACGACACCGGAGCAGACAAGAATTTCTCTAGAGAAATGGCTACCCAAGGATGAGTGGGAACCTATAAATCCATTACTG GTTGGATTTGGGCAAACTATCTGTACTCCACTGAGGCCCAAATGCAACAAGTGTGGCATCAATAACCTTTGCCCTTCTGCTTTTAAGGAATCATCAAGCCCAAATCCAAAGCAAAAGAAAACAAGGTCTCCATAG